Proteins encoded within one genomic window of Geotalea daltonii FRC-32:
- a CDS encoding 2-isopropylmalate synthase, producing MATKKSEHKTIKIFDTTLRDGEQSPGASMTISEKLRIASQLVKLKVDVIEAGFPIASEGDFEAVKKIAQTIKGPEIAGLCRSSFKDIDRAWEALQYAGDRGRIHTFIATSDIHMKYKLKMSPKEVLESAVKAVKRAKSYTPNVEFSCEDAVRTEIKFLAEIVGAVIDAGATVVNIPDTVGYTIPFEYFNIIKYLKDNVANVENATISVHCHNDLGLSVANSIAAVQAGAGQVECTINGIGERAGNCSLEEFVMAIKTRPDILPFKTNVASEHLTPASRLLTTVTGIVVQPNKAIVGANAFAHEAGIHQHGMLMDKTTYEIMTPESVGLKSSSLVLGKHSGRHAFKKRLEELGYDLDDEKLNQAFERFKALADLKKEVFDEDLDALVADEIMRAHEVYKLSHITVTCGSFAVATATVQMEIEGNPVRTAELGDGPVDATLKAIKKLTKTKAKLQQYNVGSITGGTDAQGEVNVRLAEGSRTVIGKGSSTDIIEASAKAYIDALNKLHFKVERPMESL from the coding sequence ATGGCTACAAAGAAATCGGAGCACAAGACAATCAAGATCTTCGACACCACGCTCAGGGACGGGGAACAGTCTCCCGGCGCCAGCATGACCATCAGCGAAAAGCTGCGTATCGCCAGCCAACTGGTCAAACTGAAGGTGGATGTCATAGAGGCGGGTTTCCCCATTGCTTCAGAGGGAGATTTCGAAGCAGTGAAAAAAATCGCCCAGACCATCAAGGGGCCGGAAATAGCCGGCTTGTGCCGCTCCAGCTTCAAGGACATAGACCGGGCCTGGGAAGCCCTGCAGTATGCCGGAGACAGGGGACGCATTCACACCTTCATCGCCACCTCGGATATTCATATGAAATACAAGCTGAAAATGTCGCCAAAGGAGGTCCTTGAGTCGGCGGTTAAGGCCGTTAAAAGGGCGAAAAGCTATACCCCCAATGTGGAATTCTCCTGCGAAGATGCGGTGCGCACCGAGATCAAGTTCCTTGCCGAGATCGTTGGCGCGGTCATCGATGCCGGAGCAACAGTGGTCAATATCCCCGACACGGTCGGTTATACCATTCCTTTTGAATACTTCAACATTATAAAATACCTGAAGGACAACGTGGCCAACGTGGAGAATGCGACCATTTCCGTCCACTGTCACAACGATCTCGGCCTATCCGTGGCAAATTCCATTGCCGCCGTCCAGGCCGGTGCCGGCCAGGTGGAATGCACCATCAACGGTATTGGCGAACGGGCAGGCAACTGCTCGCTCGAGGAATTCGTCATGGCCATCAAGACCAGGCCGGACATTCTGCCGTTCAAGACCAACGTGGCCAGTGAACACCTTACCCCGGCAAGCCGCCTGTTAACGACCGTAACCGGCATCGTCGTTCAGCCCAATAAGGCCATTGTCGGCGCCAACGCCTTCGCCCATGAAGCGGGCATTCATCAGCACGGCATGCTCATGGATAAGACCACCTATGAAATCATGACCCCTGAGTCGGTGGGGCTCAAATCAAGCTCGTTGGTGCTCGGCAAGCATTCAGGTCGACATGCCTTTAAAAAGCGTCTGGAAGAGCTGGGTTATGATCTGGACGACGAAAAACTCAATCAGGCATTCGAGCGGTTCAAGGCTCTTGCCGACCTGAAAAAGGAAGTTTTTGACGAAGATCTGGATGCACTGGTGGCCGACGAGATCATGAGAGCCCACGAAGTCTATAAATTGAGCCATATTACAGTCACCTGCGGTTCCTTTGCCGTGGCCACCGCCACCGTACAGATGGAAATCGAAGGCAACCCGGTCCGCACCGCCGAACTGGGAGACGGGCCGGTGGATGCCACCCTCAAGGCCATCAAGAAACTCACCAAGACCAAGGCAAAGCTACAGCAGTACAACGTGGGTTCAATCACCGGCGGCACCGATGCCCAAGGTGAGGTCAACGTCCGTCTCGCCGAAGGTTCGCGCACCGTTATCGGCAAGGGCTCATCCACCGACATCATCGAAGCTTCGGCAAAAGCCTATATTGATGCCTTGAATAAACTTCATTTCAAGGTAGAAAGACCGATGGAAAGCCTCTGA